Proteins co-encoded in one Hirundo rustica isolate bHirRus1 chromosome 18, bHirRus1.pri.v3, whole genome shotgun sequence genomic window:
- the TOB1 gene encoding protein Tob1 yields MQLEIQVALNFIISYLYNKLPRRRVNIFGEELERLLKKKYEGHWYPEKPYKGSGFRCIHIGEKVDPVIEQASKESGLDIDDVRGNLPQDLSVWIDPFEVSYQIGEKGPVKVLYVDDNENGCELDKEIKNSFNPEAQVFMPINDPASSVSSSPSPPFGHSAAVSPTFMPRSTQPLTFTTATFAATKFGSTKMKNSGRGNKVARTSPTNLGLNVNDLLKQKSLSSSMHSLYGLSLGSQQQQQQKTSALSPNAKEFIFPNTQGQGSTSSIFPGDSSLNLSPLQYSNAFDMFAAYGGLNEKSFVDGLNFSLNNMQYSNQQFQPVMAN; encoded by the coding sequence ATGCAGCTTGAAATCCAAGTAGCActcaattttattatttcatatttgtaCAATAAGCTTCCTAGACGACGTGTCAACATTTTTGGTGAAGAGCTTGAAAGACTTCTGAAAAAGAAGTATGAAGGGCACTGGTATCCAGAAAAGCCATACAAAGGATCAGGGTTTAGATGTATTCATATAGGGGAGAAAGTGGACCCAGTCATAGAACAAGCATCCAAAGAGAGTGGTTTGGACATTGATGACGTTCGTGGCAACTTGCCTCAGGATCTTAGTGTTTGGATTGACCCATTTGAGGTTTCATACCAAATCGGTGAAAAGGGACCAGTGAAAGTGCTTTATGTGGATGATAATGAAAATGGATGTGAGTTGGATAAGGAAATCAAGAACAGCTTTAACCCCGAGGCCCAGGTCTTCATGCCTATTAATGACCCAGCATCTTCAGTGTCTagttctccttctcctccctttggtcattcagctgctgtgagcccAACCTTCATGCCCCGCTCCACTCAGCCTTTAACCTTCACCACTGCCACATTTGCTGCCACCAAGTTTGGCTCAACCAAAATGAAGAATAGCGGCCGTGGCAACAAGGTCGCCCGTACCTCTCCCACCAACCTTGGCTTGAATGTCAATGACCTGTTGAAGCAGaaatccctctcctcctccatgCACTCTCTCTATGGGCTCAGCCTAGGCagtcagcaacagcagcagcagaagactTCTGCCCTGTCTCCTAATGCAAAGGAGTTCATTTTCCCCAACACGCAGGGTCAAGGTAGTACCAGTAGCATCTTTCCTGGTGACAGCTCCCTTAACCTCAGTCCTCTCCAGTACAGTAATGCCTTTGATATGTTTGCAGCCTATGGAGGTCTAAATGAGAAGTCTTTTGTGGATGGCTTGAATTTTAGTTTAAATAACATGCAGTATTCTAACCAGCAATTCCAGCCAGTAATGGCTAACTGA